The following is a genomic window from Cupriavidus taiwanensis.
TGCATCACGGCAAGCGTGATCCCGCGCCTGCATACAGATAGCAACTGGCCACGCGGCCGCCGCAATGCGCGCGCGGGCATGGGCCAGCTCGTCTCTGAATCCAACAGCAAGAGGTGACCCATGCTTCGATCCAAGACCCTTTTCCTCGGCCTCGCGCTGGCCGCGACCGCCGTGCTGACAGCCTGCGGCGGCGGCGATGACGGCATCGACGACCGCGTCGGCCTGAGCAAGCCGAGCGTGCGCGTGATCCACGCCGTGACCGGCGGCCCCAATGTCGACGTGCTGCAGAACGGCACGCTGACCAGCATGGTCAACAAGCCCTACAAGTTCGTCTCGACCTACTTCAACGTCGAGACCGGCAACCAGCTGATCTCGTTCAACACCGCCGGCACGCAGACCGAACTGGGCCGCGCCAGCCTGGTCGCCGCCACCGGCCACAAGTACACCGTGGTGGCGCTGCCGGGAGCGGCCACCGCGGAGACGGTGACCATCGATGATCCGTTCGGCAAGGGCCTGCTGTCGAACAAGGCGCGCGTGCGCTCGCTGAACGCCTCGTTCAATGCGCAGAACATCGACGTCTACATCACCATGCCCGCGATCGACCTGAACACGGTCGCGCCGACCTTTGCCGCGGTGGGCTACAAGCAGGCCTCGCCGGCATCGGGCCAGGATTCGATCGAGCTGGACGGCAACACCACCTACCGCCTGCGCATCACCACCGCCGGCACCAAGACCGTGATCTTCGACTCGGGGGCGCTGACGCTGGCCAACAATGCCGACTGGCTGATCACCACCATCCCGACGGATGGCATCGCCGGCCTGACGCCGAACAAGATCAAGGTGCTGGTGGCGCGTGGCGACGACGAATCGCAAGCCGGTCTGGAACTGGTGACGCAATAAGCGCTGATGCGATAACCGCTGTCGCGGTGGCCCGTGGCAGGCGGGCAGCATGCGAACAGGCCGGTCCGGAGGGACCGGCCTCTTTTTTGCGACGAACCCGACTTTAGTTCGGTGGCAGCCTGCTTGCTGCGTTATCGGTGACAGGCTCCAGCTCCGCCTTCAGCACCGCCAGGTGCGAGATATAGGCCTCCAGCTCGGCGCGCCCCTGCGCGGTGATGCAATACACGCGGCCGCTGCCTTCGACCAGTTCCGCGGTGATGGCGCGGGCCATCATCAGGCTGCGCAGGATCGGCCGCAGCGAGCGGATGTTCTTGTCGATGCCGCGCTCGCGCAGGCGTTCGACCAGGCTGAGCACGGTCGACGGGCTGGACTGGACCAGCTTGAGCACATAGATGCGTGAGAAAAACCGGTCAAGGGTAGGCGGTTTCATGGGCGCTGTCGGCGCACCCGATGGTGCGGGAATCCTGATCATCATGCGCAGCCCATGACTGCTGCCGCAGTCGGGCACTCTCGGGGTAAGGCGGGCGGGATGCGCGGCGCGCGCCGCGCCCGCGAAAGAAAACGGGGTGCGCTAAGGCACCCCGAATGCTTGCATTGCAGGCGCCGGGCGCCGCATGGCGCCGGCGCCGTTCCGGGGCGCGGCCGGGGCTAGTCTTCCTGGAACGCTTCCTCGCGCTTGGCCTTGATCGACGGCAGCGCCACCACGGCCACCAGCGCGGCCGCGGCGATCAGCAGGCCGACCGACAGCGGACGGGTCACGAACACGCTGAAGTCGCCACGCGACAGCAGCAGCGTGCGGC
Proteins encoded in this region:
- a CDS encoding DUF4397 domain-containing protein, coding for MLRSKTLFLGLALAATAVLTACGGGDDGIDDRVGLSKPSVRVIHAVTGGPNVDVLQNGTLTSMVNKPYKFVSTYFNVETGNQLISFNTAGTQTELGRASLVAATGHKYTVVALPGAATAETVTIDDPFGKGLLSNKARVRSLNASFNAQNIDVYITMPAIDLNTVAPTFAAVGYKQASPASGQDSIELDGNTTYRLRITTAGTKTVIFDSGALTLANNADWLITTIPTDGIAGLTPNKIKVLVARGDDESQAGLELVTQ
- a CDS encoding helix-turn-helix transcriptional regulator, encoding MKPPTLDRFFSRIYVLKLVQSSPSTVLSLVERLRERGIDKNIRSLRPILRSLMMARAITAELVEGSGRVYCITAQGRAELEAYISHLAVLKAELEPVTDNAASRLPPN